In one window of Cellulophaga sp. HaHa_2_95 DNA:
- a CDS encoding SufE family protein, which translates to MSIKEIQDDIVDEFSMFDDWMQRYEYMIDLGKSLPLIESQYKTEDNIIKGCQSKVWVHADLEDDKLVFTADSDAIITKGIIAILIRAFSNQKPKDIIDADTAFIDEIGLKEHLSPTRANGLVSMIKQIKLYAIAYQTQVG; encoded by the coding sequence ATGAGCATTAAAGAAATACAAGACGATATCGTAGATGAGTTTTCAATGTTTGATGATTGGATGCAACGTTATGAGTATATGATAGATTTAGGGAAATCTTTACCCCTGATTGAATCACAATACAAAACAGAGGATAATATTATCAAAGGGTGTCAAAGTAAAGTCTGGGTGCATGCAGATTTAGAGGACGATAAACTCGTTTTTACGGCAGATAGTGATGCTATTATAACCAAAGGGATCATTGCTATTCTAATCCGAGCATTTAGCAACCAAAAGCCTAAAGATATTATCGACGCAGACACTGCATTTATTGATGAAATAGGGTTGAAAGAGCATTTGTCCCCTACGAGAGCCAATGGATTAGTAAGCATGATAAAACAAATAAAATTATACGCAATTGCGTATCAAACGCAAGTAGGTTAA
- a CDS encoding aminotransferase class V-fold PLP-dependent enzyme, whose amino-acid sequence MIDVTKIRKDFPILKREVNGKPLVYLDNAATSQTPQQVIDVIVDYYSNYNANIHRGVHALSQEATDKYEQARIKIQKHFNAAKSYEVIFTSGTTHSINIVANGFSSLIKKGDEIIVSAMEHHSNIVPWQMLCERTGAILRVIPMNLDGELIMSAYHELLSDKTKLVFCNHVSNALGTVNPIKEIIDAAHKVGAAVLIDGAQAAPHIKADMQALNADFYTVSAHKICGPTGAGVLYGKEEWLNKLPPYQGGGEMIAEVTFEKTTYADLPHKFEAGTPNICGGIAMGAGLDYMNAIGFDEIAAYEQELLEYATEELLAIDGLKIYGTAKEKTAVISFNVGAIHPYDIGSILDKLGVAVRTGHHCAQPIMDFYKIPGTVRASFSFYNTKEEVDVLVAAVKKAKSMLE is encoded by the coding sequence ATGATAGACGTTACTAAAATTCGTAAAGATTTTCCAATTTTAAAACGGGAAGTCAATGGAAAACCCTTGGTTTATCTTGATAATGCAGCAACATCACAGACACCGCAACAGGTGATTGATGTGATTGTAGATTATTACAGCAACTATAATGCAAATATTCATCGTGGTGTTCACGCTTTATCTCAGGAAGCTACGGATAAATATGAGCAAGCAAGAATAAAGATTCAAAAGCATTTTAATGCGGCAAAATCATATGAGGTTATCTTTACTTCAGGAACCACCCACAGTATTAATATTGTAGCCAATGGTTTTTCATCGCTAATAAAAAAAGGAGACGAAATTATTGTTTCTGCTATGGAGCATCACTCTAATATTGTGCCTTGGCAAATGTTGTGTGAGCGTACTGGGGCCATTTTAAGAGTGATTCCTATGAACTTGGATGGAGAGCTTATTATGAGTGCTTATCATGAGTTATTATCAGATAAAACAAAGCTAGTATTCTGTAACCACGTTTCTAACGCTTTGGGAACCGTAAATCCTATTAAAGAAATTATCGATGCAGCACATAAAGTGGGTGCAGCGGTGCTTATAGATGGGGCGCAAGCGGCACCACATATTAAAGCAGATATGCAGGCATTAAACGCAGATTTTTATACGGTTTCTGCTCATAAGATTTGTGGACCAACGGGCGCAGGAGTATTGTACGGAAAAGAAGAGTGGCTAAATAAATTACCACCATATCAAGGAGGTGGGGAAATGATTGCTGAGGTAACTTTTGAAAAAACAACCTATGCAGATCTTCCGCATAAGTTTGAGGCAGGCACTCCTAATATCTGTGGAGGTATTGCAATGGGAGCAGGCTTAGATTATATGAATGCCATTGGTTTTGACGAAATAGCCGCTTATGAGCAGGAGCTTTTAGAATATGCTACAGAAGAATTGTTAGCGATTGACGGATTAAAAATCTATGGTACTGCCAAAGAAAAAACAGCGGTTATCTCTTTTAATGTAGGGGCAATACACCCTTATGATATAGGCTCAATATTAGATAAATTAGGGGTTGCAGTTCGTACAGGGCATCATTGTGCACAGCCAATTATGGACTTCTATAAAATACCTGGCACTGTGAGAGCCAGCTTTAGTTTTTATAACACCAAAGAAGAGGTTGATGTTTTGGTAGCAGCCGTTAAAAAAGCGAAGTCTATGTTGGAGTAG
- a CDS encoding outer membrane beta-barrel protein produces MKQKLLLLISFALVSISLTAQDDSDQKFSVEASYPTSLNDGFLSDGILDIGLKYRFLDLQIVKIGVGINGSLFTENDEDNAFGRPSKTKNYFIQPKIFGEVSIPGLEKLRPSVGLGYSFVNTKIEGTSSNFGDFDYDVDNKGFNFVLGTSYDITKSFFAQIQYDVIFLEDAKEYKINEFSTLKLGVGFRF; encoded by the coding sequence ATGAAACAAAAATTATTACTACTAATTTCGTTTGCATTGGTTTCAATTTCATTAACCGCGCAAGATGATTCTGATCAAAAATTTAGTGTGGAGGCTAGTTACCCAACGTCCCTAAATGATGGATTTCTTAGTGATGGTATTTTAGATATAGGTTTAAAGTATCGTTTTCTTGATTTACAAATAGTAAAAATAGGCGTCGGTATTAATGGTAGCCTCTTTACAGAAAACGATGAAGATAATGCCTTTGGAAGACCCTCTAAAACTAAAAATTATTTTATACAACCTAAGATTTTTGGAGAGGTAAGTATTCCGGGGCTTGAAAAACTTAGGCCTAGTGTCGGACTTGGCTATTCTTTTGTAAATACCAAGATTGAGGGTACTAGTAGTAATTTTGGTGATTTTGATTATGATGTTGACAATAAGGGCTTCAATTTTGTACTAGGTACTAGCTATGACATTACGAAATCATTTTTTGCTCAAATTCAATATGATGTTATTTTTCTTGAAGATGCTAAAGAATATAAAATAAATGAATTTAGTACCTTAAAATTAGGTGTAGGTTTTAGGTTTTAA
- the sufD gene encoding Fe-S cluster assembly protein SufD — MDLKDKLISSFMAFENNVDVDHPVHEVRMEAMKNFEIKGFPSKKEEAWKYTSLNSLQKVDFSIFPKELNALEYKEVKKYFINEIDTYKIVFIDGIFSSNLSETTHDGVDICLMSSALNKPMYKQIIDVYFNKVASKDESLTTLNTAFSKEGAYIYIPKNKMPKKPIEIVHFATGNEASLMLQPRNLIIVEENAEVQIIERHQSLTSNEVLTNCVTEIFAAKSSIVDYYKVQNDAANASLIDNTYVDQKDKSDVKFHTFSFGGKLTRNNLNFYQNGEYLDSTMKGVTILGDKQHVDHHTLVHHIEPNCESHQDYKGIYGDSSTGVFNGKIIVEKLAQKTNAFQQNNNILISDKASINTKPQLEIFADDVKCSHGCTIGQLDEDALFYLQSRGIPKKEARALLMYAFANNVLESVRIPELKTRINKLIANKLGVNLGFDL, encoded by the coding sequence ATGGATTTAAAAGATAAATTAATTTCTTCATTCATGGCCTTTGAGAACAATGTTGATGTAGATCATCCTGTTCATGAAGTGCGTATGGAGGCTATGAAGAATTTCGAGATAAAAGGCTTCCCTTCTAAAAAAGAAGAAGCTTGGAAATACACTTCTTTAAATAGTTTACAGAAAGTAGATTTCAGTATTTTTCCTAAAGAATTAAATGCGCTTGAATACAAAGAAGTAAAAAAGTACTTTATCAATGAAATTGATACCTATAAAATTGTTTTTATAGATGGTATTTTTAGCTCAAATTTATCGGAAACCACGCATGACGGTGTAGATATTTGCTTAATGAGTTCTGCTTTAAATAAGCCAATGTACAAGCAAATTATCGATGTGTATTTTAATAAAGTGGCTTCTAAAGATGAATCACTTACTACTTTAAATACAGCATTTAGTAAAGAAGGGGCGTACATTTATATTCCTAAGAATAAAATGCCGAAGAAGCCCATTGAGATTGTGCATTTTGCAACCGGTAATGAAGCTTCTTTAATGTTGCAACCACGTAACTTAATTATCGTAGAAGAAAATGCTGAGGTTCAAATTATTGAGCGTCACCAGAGTTTAACTTCAAACGAAGTTTTAACCAATTGTGTTACAGAAATATTTGCAGCTAAAAGTTCTATTGTTGATTATTACAAAGTTCAAAATGATGCAGCAAATGCTTCATTGATTGATAATACCTATGTAGATCAGAAAGATAAGAGTGATGTGAAGTTTCATACTTTTAGCTTTGGTGGAAAGTTGACTAGAAATAATCTTAACTTTTATCAAAATGGTGAATACTTAGATTCTACCATGAAAGGGGTGACTATTTTAGGAGATAAACAACATGTAGATCACCATACGTTGGTACATCACATAGAGCCAAACTGCGAAAGTCACCAAGATTATAAAGGTATTTATGGAGACAGTTCTACGGGAGTTTTTAACGGTAAAATTATCGTAGAAAAATTGGCTCAAAAAACCAATGCTTTTCAGCAAAACAACAATATTTTAATTAGTGATAAGGCCTCTATCAATACAAAACCGCAACTAGAAATATTTGCAGATGATGTTAAGTGTTCTCACGGCTGTACTATTGGTCAGTTAGATGAAGATGCGTTATTTTATTTACAGTCTCGTGGTATTCCTAAAAAGGAGGCTAGGGCTTTATTAATGTATGCGTTCGCAAATAATGTTTTAGAAAGCGTTCGTATTCCAGAGCTTAAAACAAGAATTAATAAACTAATTGCCAACAAATTGGGAGTTAATCTCGGATTTGATTTGTAA
- the sufC gene encoding Fe-S cluster assembly ATPase SufC: MLQIKNLHASVEGKEILKGINLEVKAGEVHAIMGPNGSGKSTLSSVIAGKEEFDVTEGQVILEGEDLEDVSPEERSHKGIFLSFQYPVEIPGVSVTNFMKTAINEGRKARGLEDMPAKDMLKLIREKSEMLEIDRKFLSRSLNQGFSGGEKKRNEIFQMAMLEPKLAILDETDSGLDIDALRIVANGVNKLKSKDNAVILITHYQRLLDYIVPDFVHVLHNGKIVKSGGKELALELEEKGYDWIKNEAVV; encoded by the coding sequence ATGTTACAAATAAAAAACCTACATGCAAGTGTAGAAGGTAAAGAAATCTTAAAAGGAATTAACTTAGAAGTTAAAGCAGGAGAAGTTCATGCAATTATGGGGCCTAACGGTTCTGGTAAGAGCACCTTATCTTCTGTAATTGCAGGGAAAGAAGAGTTTGATGTTACTGAAGGTCAAGTTATATTAGAAGGGGAAGATTTAGAAGATGTTTCTCCAGAAGAAAGGTCTCATAAAGGTATTTTTCTTTCTTTTCAATATCCTGTAGAAATTCCTGGAGTATCTGTAACTAACTTCATGAAAACAGCTATTAATGAAGGGCGTAAGGCAAGAGGATTAGAAGATATGCCAGCAAAAGACATGCTGAAATTAATTCGTGAGAAGTCTGAAATGCTAGAAATAGACCGTAAGTTTTTATCTCGTTCGCTAAATCAAGGTTTTTCTGGTGGAGAGAAAAAACGTAATGAAATTTTTCAAATGGCAATGTTGGAGCCAAAATTAGCCATCTTAGATGAGACTGATTCTGGTTTGGATATTGATGCATTGCGTATTGTAGCAAATGGGGTGAATAAATTAAAGAGTAAAGACAACGCTGTAATTTTAATTACACACTACCAACGTTTGTTAGATTATATCGTTCCTGATTTTGTTCATGTTTTACACAACGGAAAAATTGTAAAATCTGGTGGTAAAGAATTAGCGCTAGAATTGGAAGAAAAAGGATACGATTGGATTAAAAATGAAGCTGTAGTTTAA
- the sufB gene encoding Fe-S cluster assembly protein SufB, whose protein sequence is MAYTEEELKKELETKEYEYGFYTDIESDTFPIGLNEDIVRAISKKKNEPEWMTDWRIEAYRVWEKMEEPEWANVHYEKPDFQAISYYSAPKKNDPNKSLDDVDPELLEMYRKLGISVDEQKKLQNVAVDIVVDSVSVATTFKKTLGEKGIIFMPISEAIQEHPELVKKYMGSIVPTTDNFYAALNSAVFTDGSFCYIPKGVRCPMELSTYFRINQAGTGQFERTLVIADEGSYVSYLEGCTAPSRDENQLHAAVVELIALDDAEIKYSTVQNWFPGNKEGKGGVYNFVTKRALCEKNAKVSWTQVETGSAVTWKYPSCILKGDNSIGEFYSIAVTNNYQQADTGTKMIHLGKNTRSTIISKGISAGKSQNSYRGLVQINSRADNARNFSQCDSLLMGNECGAHTFPYIEAKNKTAQIEHEATTSKIGEDQIFYCNQRGIPTEKAIALIVNGFSKEVLNKLPMEFAVEAQKLLEISLEGSVG, encoded by the coding sequence ATGGCATATACAGAAGAAGAGCTAAAAAAAGAATTAGAAACCAAAGAATATGAATACGGTTTTTATACAGATATAGAGTCAGATACATTCCCAATCGGATTAAATGAAGATATTGTTCGTGCTATTTCTAAAAAGAAGAACGAACCAGAATGGATGACGGATTGGCGTATTGAAGCATATCGTGTTTGGGAAAAAATGGAAGAACCAGAATGGGCAAATGTTCATTATGAAAAGCCAGATTTTCAAGCTATATCGTATTATTCTGCTCCCAAAAAAAATGATCCCAATAAATCTTTGGATGATGTAGATCCTGAATTATTGGAGATGTACAGAAAACTAGGGATTTCTGTAGATGAGCAAAAGAAGCTTCAAAATGTTGCAGTAGATATCGTTGTAGATTCTGTTTCTGTAGCAACTACGTTTAAAAAGACCTTGGGGGAAAAAGGAATTATTTTTATGCCAATATCAGAAGCTATTCAAGAGCATCCAGAATTGGTGAAAAAATACATGGGTTCCATCGTTCCCACAACAGATAACTTTTATGCAGCCTTAAATTCTGCTGTTTTTACAGATGGTAGTTTTTGTTACATTCCAAAAGGTGTTCGTTGCCCAATGGAATTATCCACTTATTTTAGAATTAATCAAGCAGGTACGGGTCAGTTCGAAAGAACTCTAGTAATTGCAGATGAAGGTAGTTATGTATCATACCTAGAAGGTTGTACGGCGCCATCTCGTGATGAAAACCAATTGCATGCAGCAGTTGTAGAGCTTATTGCTTTAGATGACGCTGAAATTAAATATTCTACTGTGCAAAATTGGTTCCCTGGAAATAAAGAAGGTAAAGGTGGGGTGTATAACTTCGTAACCAAAAGAGCGTTGTGTGAGAAAAATGCAAAGGTTTCTTGGACGCAAGTAGAAACGGGTTCTGCCGTAACATGGAAATATCCTTCTTGTATTTTAAAAGGAGATAATTCTATTGGAGAGTTTTATTCTATAGCCGTTACTAATAACTACCAACAGGCAGATACGGGTACAAAAATGATTCACTTAGGGAAGAACACGAGAAGTACAATTATTTCTAAAGGTATTTCAGCGGGTAAATCTCAAAATAGCTATCGTGGTTTAGTTCAAATTAATAGTAGAGCAGACAATGCGCGTAACTTCTCGCAGTGTGATTCACTATTGATGGGTAATGAATGTGGTGCACATACGTTCCCTTACATTGAAGCTAAAAATAAAACGGCGCAAATAGAACATGAGGCTACCACTAGTAAAATTGGTGAAGATCAAATCTTCTATTGCAATCAAAGAGGTATTCCTACAGAAAAGGCTATTGCGTTAATCGTAAATGGTTTTAGTAAAGAGGTCTTAAATAAACTACCAATGGAGTTTGCTGTTGAAGCACAGAAATTATTGGAAATTAGTTTAGAAGGTTCAGTAGGATAA
- a CDS encoding iron-sulfur cluster assembly accessory protein, which produces MIQVSETAKKRVISLMEDEGFDATKDYVRVGVKSGGCSGLSYELKFDDKIGETDKVFEDNNVRIIVEKKSFLYLAGTVLEYSGGLNGKGFVFNNPNAQRTCGCGESFSL; this is translated from the coding sequence ATGATTCAGGTATCGGAGACGGCAAAAAAAAGAGTCATTTCGCTTATGGAAGATGAGGGTTTTGATGCAACAAAGGACTATGTACGCGTTGGCGTAAAGAGTGGCGGTTGCAGCGGACTATCCTATGAGCTAAAATTTGATGATAAAATAGGGGAGACAGACAAAGTATTTGAAGATAATAATGTAAGAATTATTGTAGAAAAGAAAAGTTTTCTTTATTTGGCAGGAACAGTATTAGAATATTCTGGAGGACTAAACGGGAAGGGTTTTGTTTTTAACAACCCTAATGCACAACGCACCTGTGGTTGCGGCGAAAGTTTTTCATTATAA
- the thiL gene encoding thiamine-phosphate kinase, whose product MIEDKNQKKTSLEELGEFGLIEHLTKSFESKQKSTLKAIGDDAAVLDLKDKKTVISTDLLIEGVHFDLSYMPLKHLGYKAIMVNLSDIYAMNAIPTQITVSVAVSNRFPLEALEELYAGIELATATYNVDLVGGDTTSSKTGLLISVTAIGVANEADIAYRNGAKPNDLLVVTGDLGGAYMGLQVLEREKEVYKVNPNSQPDLEPYSYIIERQLKPEARKDIVELLEQLEVKPTAMIDISDGLSSEILHLCKQSAVGCDLYEDKIPLDPTVISSCEEFGIDSTLVALSGGEDYELLFTVNQKDFDKIKGNPNLTVIGHMTDKSLGANMVTRSGSKIGLTAQGWNSFNAE is encoded by the coding sequence ATGATAGAAGATAAAAATCAGAAAAAAACTTCATTAGAAGAATTGGGCGAATTTGGTTTGATAGAGCACTTAACAAAATCGTTTGAAAGCAAACAAAAATCAACACTTAAAGCTATAGGTGATGATGCTGCAGTATTGGATTTGAAAGATAAAAAAACTGTCATATCTACTGATTTACTCATTGAGGGAGTTCATTTTGATTTGAGCTATATGCCCTTAAAACACTTGGGGTATAAAGCAATCATGGTAAACTTATCTGATATCTACGCCATGAACGCAATTCCTACGCAAATTACAGTTTCCGTAGCAGTATCTAACAGGTTTCCACTAGAAGCACTAGAGGAACTTTATGCCGGAATTGAATTAGCTACAGCAACCTACAATGTGGATTTAGTAGGTGGCGACACAACTTCATCAAAAACAGGATTACTAATTAGCGTTACAGCAATAGGCGTAGCTAATGAAGCAGACATTGCTTACCGTAATGGCGCCAAACCAAATGATTTGCTAGTAGTTACTGGAGATTTAGGTGGCGCATATATGGGGCTTCAAGTTTTGGAACGTGAAAAAGAAGTGTATAAAGTAAACCCAAACAGCCAACCAGATTTAGAACCGTACTCTTACATCATAGAACGTCAATTAAAGCCTGAGGCACGAAAGGATATCGTGGAACTTTTAGAACAATTAGAAGTTAAACCAACAGCGATGATAGACATAAGCGACGGACTCTCTTCTGAAATACTGCATTTATGCAAGCAAAGTGCCGTGGGTTGCGATTTATATGAAGATAAAATACCTCTAGATCCCACTGTAATTTCGTCTTGTGAAGAGTTTGGAATAGATAGTACCTTAGTTGCCTTAAGTGGTGGTGAAGATTATGAGCTGTTATTCACGGTAAATCAAAAAGATTTTGACAAAATAAAAGGCAATCCTAACCTAACCGTTATTGGCCATATGACCGATAAGAGTTTAGGAGCAAATATGGTGACCAGAAGCGGTTCTAAAATTGGATTAACAGCGCAGGGGTGGAACTCTTTTAATGCGGAATAA
- the brnQ gene encoding branched-chain amino acid transport system II carrier protein: MQNTKETLVTAFALFSLFFGAGNLIFPPLLGFQSGNMWWLVALGFCISAVLIPLFGILAHAKIQGTIFDFGKKVSRTFSLMYSILIYAISVSLPSPRTASVTHEIAVQPFFDSPYIVTSIIYFALVFVFVMNRSKLLNILGKLLTPAIILILLAIIGITVFYFDFNFGTTHFDSPFTHGILEGYQTFDAIGAVVVGGVIIVSVNISNKEKTFEEKKSLIRKAGWLAGTALLVIYAGLIFTGAVMHNQFDADITRTALLNSISIKTLGSTANLFLSILVSLACFTTAVGIVTGTADFIRHLFNDSQVAYTVTAVLGCILGVVMGQFNVAYIVTVALPALMFIYPITIILILLNILPEKYASTLVFRSVVIVTAVFSIPDFLSTIGYAHEVISIKELVPLSTYNMGWVLPAFITFAIVNVLGSKKPIHE, translated from the coding sequence ATGCAAAACACCAAAGAAACGTTAGTAACCGCCTTTGCACTTTTCTCTTTATTTTTTGGAGCCGGCAATTTAATCTTCCCTCCCCTATTAGGATTTCAATCAGGAAACATGTGGTGGCTAGTAGCTTTAGGTTTTTGCATATCGGCTGTTTTAATTCCTCTGTTTGGAATTTTAGCACACGCAAAGATTCAAGGAACCATATTCGACTTTGGAAAAAAAGTATCCCGCACGTTTAGTTTAATGTACTCTATATTAATATATGCCATCTCTGTAAGCTTGCCTTCTCCGAGAACGGCATCTGTTACACACGAAATAGCAGTACAACCATTTTTTGACTCCCCTTACATCGTCACCAGCATAATCTATTTTGCATTAGTATTTGTATTTGTCATGAATAGATCAAAGCTTTTAAATATTCTAGGGAAACTATTGACCCCTGCAATTATTTTAATATTATTGGCTATTATAGGTATTACCGTATTTTATTTCGATTTTAATTTTGGAACTACTCATTTTGACAGCCCATTCACTCACGGAATTTTAGAAGGGTATCAAACATTTGATGCTATAGGCGCTGTGGTGGTAGGGGGCGTAATTATCGTTTCGGTAAACATCAGTAATAAAGAAAAGACATTTGAAGAAAAAAAATCTTTAATACGAAAAGCAGGCTGGTTAGCTGGTACTGCCTTATTAGTTATTTATGCGGGGCTTATATTTACTGGAGCCGTAATGCACAATCAGTTTGATGCAGATATTACTAGAACCGCACTCCTAAATAGCATTAGTATAAAAACACTAGGCAGCACCGCCAATTTGTTTCTAAGTATTTTAGTAAGTCTAGCCTGCTTTACCACCGCAGTGGGTATTGTTACAGGAACAGCCGATTTTATCAGGCATTTATTTAACGACTCTCAAGTAGCTTACACGGTTACCGCTGTCTTAGGTTGTATTCTAGGCGTTGTTATGGGGCAGTTTAATGTCGCATATATAGTTACTGTGGCTTTACCGGCTTTGATGTTTATCTACCCAATCACTATTATCCTAATTTTACTAAACATTTTACCAGAAAAGTATGCTTCTACACTAGTCTTTAGAAGCGTAGTAATTGTAACTGCAGTATTTAGTATCCCGGATTTTTTAAGCACCATAGGGTATGCTCATGAAGTAATCAGCATTAAAGAGTTAGTACCACTAAGCACCTACAACATGGGATGGGTACTTCCTGCATTTATAACCTTTGCTATTGTAAATGTATTAGGTAGTAAAAAACCTATCCATGAATAG
- a CDS encoding tRNA-(ms[2]io[6]A)-hydroxylase, with the protein MLGLKLATDPRWAKLVETNIEEILTDHAWCEQKAATNAITIISLNSEHEELVTELLKLAQEELEHFQMVHDIIKQRGYTLGRERKDSYVNELFKIQMKGGSRQQALVNRLLFSAMIEARSCERFKVLSENIKDEELSKFYKELMISEAGHYTTFLGFARKYGGGIDVDALWKDLLVAEGEIIKNYGKSETIHG; encoded by the coding sequence ATGCTTGGTTTAAAATTGGCAACAGATCCTCGTTGGGCTAAATTAGTTGAAACCAATATTGAAGAAATATTGACAGACCATGCGTGGTGTGAGCAAAAAGCAGCCACCAATGCTATTACCATAATTTCTTTAAATTCTGAGCACGAAGAATTAGTAACCGAGCTGCTAAAGTTGGCGCAAGAAGAATTAGAGCACTTTCAAATGGTCCATGATATCATTAAACAAAGGGGTTATACACTAGGAAGAGAGCGTAAGGATAGTTACGTGAATGAACTATTCAAGATTCAAATGAAAGGCGGTAGTCGTCAACAAGCTTTGGTAAATAGATTGTTGTTTTCTGCGATGATAGAAGCACGCAGCTGTGAGCGTTTTAAAGTGCTTTCTGAAAATATTAAAGATGAAGAGCTTTCAAAATTCTATAAAGAATTGATGATTAGTGAAGCCGGTCATTATACCACATTCCTTGGTTTTGCTCGTAAATATGGTGGCGGTATTGATGTGGATGCACTCTGGAAAGACTTATTAGTTGCAGAGGGCGAAATCATCAAAAATTATGGCAAGTCTGAGACTATTCATGGATAG
- a CDS encoding YfcC family protein, with the protein MKNLKFPTAQTILIVIALLVAVLTWFIPAGKYDSLKYNDADATFEISSATETQTLPATQESLNQLNIQIPLVKFTSGAIYKPINIPNTYKELSSKPQGFSEFVQAPIKGIIEASDIIFLVLIIGGLIGIMDHTGAFDAGIASLAKTLNGREYILIIVVTTLVAIGGTTFGLSEETMAFYPILIPVFLAAKYDALVGLACIFIGSAVGCLFSVTNPFATIIASDAAGISWTTGMTGRSIMLLLCLIVCIVYILRYAKKVKKDPTKSLIYDQKQEMNEAFGLKSENQIELTGRLKLILLVFSLSFVVMIVGVSFLDWWFVEMTSTFLVAAVVIGFIGKIKEHKFVAAFAKGAGELLSVAFIIGIARGVTILMNDGLISDTVLYYASTATEGMNKGIFANLLMFIYSGLAFFIPSQSGMAVLTMPIMSPLADTVGVGREVVVNAYLYGIGLFYFINPTSMILAALSVVKIGYDKWLKFVWPLLLILTLLAMVSLTISVYL; encoded by the coding sequence ATGAAAAACCTAAAATTTCCTACAGCGCAAACTATCTTGATTGTTATTGCGCTATTGGTAGCTGTTTTAACCTGGTTTATTCCTGCGGGAAAATATGATTCTTTAAAATACAATGATGCAGATGCCACATTTGAAATAAGTAGTGCTACCGAAACACAAACGCTACCTGCAACACAAGAGAGTCTAAATCAATTAAACATTCAGATTCCTTTAGTGAAATTTACTAGTGGTGCTATTTACAAACCTATCAATATTCCTAATACGTATAAAGAGTTGTCTTCAAAGCCTCAGGGGTTTTCAGAATTTGTACAGGCGCCAATAAAAGGAATTATAGAAGCATCGGATATTATATTCCTTGTATTGATAATTGGTGGCTTAATTGGGATTATGGATCATACCGGTGCCTTTGATGCGGGTATCGCTAGCTTGGCAAAAACGCTGAATGGTAGGGAGTATATATTAATCATCGTTGTCACCACTTTAGTAGCTATTGGCGGAACAACTTTTGGGCTGTCTGAAGAGACTATGGCTTTTTACCCTATATTAATTCCTGTTTTTTTGGCAGCAAAATACGATGCTTTAGTGGGGCTGGCATGCATCTTTATCGGTTCTGCTGTTGGTTGTTTATTTAGTGTTACCAATCCTTTTGCAACCATTATTGCTTCTGATGCGGCTGGTATTAGTTGGACCACCGGGATGACAGGGCGTTCCATAATGCTATTGCTTTGTTTAATTGTCTGTATTGTTTATATCCTGCGATATGCTAAGAAGGTTAAAAAAGACCCTACAAAGTCCTTGATTTATGATCAGAAGCAAGAGATGAATGAGGCTTTTGGCTTAAAGTCAGAGAATCAAATAGAATTAACAGGAAGATTAAAATTAATTCTTCTTGTGTTTTCATTATCGTTTGTGGTTATGATTGTTGGCGTGTCTTTCTTAGATTGGTGGTTTGTAGAAATGACCAGTACATTTTTAGTAGCGGCTGTCGTAATTGGGTTTATTGGAAAAATTAAAGAACATAAATTTGTTGCTGCATTTGCTAAAGGTGCGGGAGAATTGCTAAGTGTTGCTTTTATTATCGGAATTGCACGTGGTGTAACTATTCTTATGAATGACGGCCTAATTAGTGATACCGTGCTGTATTATGCAAGCACAGCTACAGAAGGTATGAACAAGGGAATATTTGCTAACTTATTAATGTTTATCTATTCTGGTTTGGCATTTTTTATCCCTTCACAGTCAGGAATGGCTGTACTAACCATGCCTATCATGTCTCCTTTAGCAGATACCGTTGGTGTGGGTCGTGAAGTTGTCGTAAATGCCTATTTGTACGGCATAGGTTTATTTTATTTTATAAATCCGACAAGTATGATTTTGGCGGCACTTTCTGTGGTTAAAATTGGTTATGATAAATGGCTTAAATTTGTTTGGCCTTTACTATTAATTTTGACACTACTGGCAATGGTATCCTTAACCATTTCGGTATATCTGTAA